Proteins encoded in a region of the Peromyscus leucopus breed LL Stock chromosome 15, UCI_PerLeu_2.1, whole genome shotgun sequence genome:
- the Igsf9 gene encoding protein turtle homolog A isoform X3 produces the protein MIWCLSLTILSLVISQGADGRKKPEVVSVVGRAGESAVLGCDLLPPAGRPPLHVIEWLRFGFLLPIFIQFGLYSPRVDPDYVGRVRLQTGASLQIEGLRVEDQGWYECRVLFLDQHSPEQDFANGSWVHLTVNSPPQLLETPPLVLEVKELEAVTLRCVARGSPQPYVTWKFRGQDLGKGQGQVQVQNGTLWIRRVERGSAGDYTCRASSTDGSVTHTTQLLVLGPPVIVVPPINSTVNASQDVSLACQAEAYPANLTYSWFQDGINVFHISRLQSRVRILVDGSLWLQATQPDDAGHYTCVPSNGFPHPPSASAYLTVLYPAQVTAMPPETPLPIGMRGVIQCPVRANPPLLFVTWTKDGQALQLDKFPGWSQGPEGSLIIALGNEDALGEYSCTPYNSLGTAGPSSVTRVLLKIWPAGSPGFYRPTQGRVFPRSRARVTHPLLRSRRPSSSCLLGQGGPGAAGPGPGGQQQQPHPPTPDQGGPWTVGMQCQQRCGPCGHFYQCLCARAKRPDRAHHDWVSLAVPMGATHLLVPGLQPHTQYQFSVLAQNKLGSGPFSEIVLSIPEGLPTTPAATRLPPTEMPPPLSPPRGLVAVRTPRGVLLHWDPPELIPKRLDGYVLEGRQGSQGWEILDQAVAGTEIQLLVPGLIKDVLYEFRLVAFADNYISDPSNIANISTSGLEVYPSRTQLPGLLPQPVLAGVVGGVCFLGVAVLVSILAACLMNRRRAARRHRKRLRQDPPLIFSSPRKSGPHSVPGSDSPDSVTKLKLQGSPVPSLRQSLLWGEPARPPSPHPDSPVGRGHLPLEPICRGPDGRFVMGPTVAPPQERLCLERAEPQNSAKRLAQSFDCSSSSPRGVPQPLCIADISPVGPPPVAPLPGPGPLLQYLSLPFFREMNVDGDWPPLEEPTPAPPPDFMDTQPCAPSSFLPPPDSPPANLRAALPGALLGVGVPSEPPYTALTDWTRRERERERMLPGLLPAAPRGSLTSQSSGRGSASFLRPPSTAPSAGGSYLSPAPGDTSSWASGPERWPRREHVVTISKRRNTSVDENYEWDSEFPGDMELQETWHLGLAGARSRPELEPELGVKTPEESCLLSTAHAPGPEARCAALREEFLAFRRRRDATRARLPAAYQQSISYPEQATLL, from the exons ATGATTTGGTGTCTCAGTCTGACCATCCTCAGCCTGGTCATCAGCCAGGGGGCTGACG GTCGAAAGAAGCCTGAGGTGGTCTCTGTGGTGGGCCGGGCTGGGGAGAGTGCAGTTCTGGGCTGTGACTTGCTGCCTCCAGCTGGCCGCCCCCCTCTGCATGTGATCGAGTGGCTGCGCTTTGGATTCCTGCTTCCCATCTTCATCCAGTTCGGCCTCTACTCTCCCCGAGTTGACCCTGATTACGTGG GGCGAGTCCGACTGCAGACAGGAGCATCTCTCCAGATTGAGGGGCTCCGGGTGGAAGACCAGGGTTGGTACGAGTGCCGTGTGCTCTTCCTGGACCAGCACAGCCCTGAACAGGATTTTGCCAACGGCTCCTGGGTGCACCTGACAGTCAATT CGCCCCCTCAGCTCCTGGAGACGCCTCCCTTAGTCCTGGAAGTGAAGGAACTGGAGGCTGTTACCTTGCGCTGTGTGGCCCGGGGCAGCCCCCAGCCTTATGTGACTTGGAAATTCCGAGGACAGGACCTTGGCAAGGGCCAGGGTCAGGTGCAA GTGCAGAACGGGACGCTCTGGATCCGCCGGGTGGAGCGAGGCAGCGCTGGAGACTACACCTGCCGAGCCTCCAGCACCGATGGCAGCGTCACCCATACCACACAACTGCTGGTGCTAG GACCTCCTGTCATCGTGGTGCCCCCCATCAACAGTACGGTCAATGCCTCCCAGGATGTTTCTTTGGCCTGCCAGGCTGAGGCATACCCCGCTAACCTCACCTACAGCTGGTTCCAGGATGGCATTAATGTCTTCCACATTAG CCGCCTACAGTCTCGCGTGCGGATCCTGGTAGATGGAAGCCTGTGGCTACAGGCCACTCAGCCTGACGACGCTGGCCACTATACCTGTGTGCCCAGCAATGGCTTTCCTCATCCACCCTCCGCTTCTGCCTATCTCACGGTGCTCT ACCCAGCACAGGTGACAGCCATGCCTCCCGAGACACCTCTGCCCATTGGCATGCGGGGGGTGATCCAGTGTCCAGTTCGTGCTAACCCCCCACTGCTCTTTGTCACCTGGACCAAAGATGGGCAGGCCTTGCAGTTGGACAAG TTCCCGGGCTGGTCACAGGGCCCAGAGGGCTCACTCATCATTGCTCTTGGGAATGAGGATGCCTTGGGGGAATACTCCTGTACTCCCTACAACAGTCTTGGTACTGCTGGACCTTCTTCCGTGACCCGAGTGCTGCTCAAG ATCTGGCCTGCAGGCTCCCCCGGCTTTTATAGACCAACCCAAGGAAGAGTATTTCCAAGAAGTCGGGCGAGAGTTACTCATCCCCTGCTCCGCTCGAGGAGACCCTCCTCCTCTTGTCTCTTGGGCCAAG GTGGGCCGGGGGCTGCAGGGCCAGGCCCAGGTGGACAGCAACAGCAGCCTCATCCTCCGACCCCTGACCAAGGAGGCCCATGGACGGTGGGAATGCAGTGCCAGCAACGCTGTGGCCCATGTGGTCACTTCTACCAATGTCTATGTGCTCG GGCCAAGCGTCCTGACCGAGCCCACCATGACTGGGTATCGCTGGCTGTGCCTATGGGGGCAACACACCTTCTGGTGCCAGGACTACAACCCCATACTCAGTACCAGTTCAGCGTCCTTGCTCagaataagctgggcagtgggccTTTCAGCGAGATTGTCCTGTCTATACCGGAAG GGCTTCCTACCACACCAGCTGCCACTAGGCTTCCTCCAACAGAGATGCCACCTCCCCTGTCCCCTCCTAGAGGTTTGGTGGCCGTGCGGACACCCCGGGGGGTACTCCTGCACTGGGATCCCCCAGAACTCATCCCTAAGAGACTGGATGGCTATGTCCTGGAAGGACGGCAAGGCTCCCAAGGCTGGGAGATACTGGACCAAGCCGTGGCAGGCACAGAAATCCAACTGCTGGTGCCTGGCCTCATCAAG GACGTGCTCTATGAGTTCCGCCTCGTGGCCTTTGCTGATAACTATATCAGTGATCCCAGCAACATAGCCAACATCTCCACTTCTG GCCTGGAGGTGTACCCCTCCCGAACACAGCTGCCCGGTCTCCTGCCCCAGCCCGTATTGGCTGGTGTTGTGGGTGGGGTCTGCTTCTTGGGCGTGGCAGTCCTCGTGAGCATCCTGGCTGCCTGCCTCATGAATCGGCGCAGGGCGGCTCGTCGCCACAGAAAACGTCTGCGCCAGG ATCCACCGCTGATCTTCTCCTCACCTAGGAAGTCAGGCCCACA CTCTGTTCCTGGCTCAGACAGCCCTGACAGCGTGACCAAGTTGAAGCTCCAGGGCTCCCCCGTCCCCAGCCTACGCCAGAGTCTGCTCTGGGGGGAGCCTGCCCGGCCTCCTAGCCCCCACCCGGATTCTCCAGTTGGTCGGGGACACTTGCCACTGGAGCCCATTTGCCGGGGTCCAGATGGCCGCTTTGTGATGGGACCCACTGTGGCCCCTCCACAGGAAAGGTTATGTCTGGAGCGGGCAGAACCTCAGAACTCGGCCAAACGCCTTGCCCAGTCCTTTGACTGTAGCAGTAGCAGCCCCCGTGGGGTCCCACAGCCCCTCTGCATTGCAGACATCAGCCCCGTGGGACCGCCTCCTGTGGCCCCTCTACCAGGTCCGGGACCCCTGCTGCAGTACCTGAGCCTACCCTTCTTCCGGGAGATGAATGTAGATGGGGACTGGCCGCCTCTCGAGGAACCCACGCCTGCTCCACCTCCTGATTTCATGGATACTCAGCCCTGTGCCCCCTCATCTTTCCTTCCGCCACCAGACTCTCCTCCTGCAAACCTCAGGGCAGCGCTTCCCGGGGCGCTGCTGGGGGTCGGGGTCCCCTCAGAGCCCCCTTACACGGCCCTGACTGACTGGACACGGAGGGAGCGGGAGCGGGAGCGGATGCTGCCGGGGCTTCTCCCCGCTGCCCCTCGGGGCAGCCTCACCAGCCAGAGCAGTGGGAGAGGAAGTGCTTCCTTCCTGCGCCCCCCCTCCACAGCCCCCTCTGCCGGGGGAAGCTACCTcagcccagctccaggagacacCAGCAGCTGGGCCAGTGGCCCTGAGAGGTGGCCCCGAAGGGAGCATGTAGTGACCATCAGCAAAAG GAGGAACACTTCTGTGGATGAGAACTATGAATGGGACTCAGAGTTCCCCGGGGACATGGAGCTACAGGAGACTTGGCACCTGGGCTTGGCCGGCGCTCGGTCCCGACCCGAACTTGAGCCAGAGTTAG GTGTGAAGACTCCAGAGGAGAGCTGTCTCCTGAGCACAGCCCATGCCCCCGGCCCCGAGGCCCGCTGTGCTGCCCTTCGGGAGGAATTTCTAGCCTTCCGCCGCCGCAGGGATGCTACCAGGGCCCGGCTACCGGCGGCCTATCAACAGTCCATCTCCTACCCTGAGCAGGCTACTCTGCTGTGA